From a single Apium graveolens cultivar Ventura chromosome 2, ASM990537v1, whole genome shotgun sequence genomic region:
- the LOC141687071 gene encoding uncharacterized protein LOC141687071 yields the protein MIDKDKKVYSPEDPSSIMKDAKVRHILHSILDSVMSNRVIGCKITKEIWDTLEVKCQGTTAIKKNRRTILTQAYEHFDSKFDESLTKIYDRFQKMMNYLSLIDKEYDLEDSNLKFLPATLESGT from the coding sequence ATGATTGATAAAGATAAGAAGGTCTATTCTCCTGAGGATCcttcatctattatgaaggatgcaaaagtaagacatatTTTGCATAGCATTCTTGacagtgttatgtccaatagagtcattggatgcaAAATTACcaaagaaatttgggatactTTGGAGGTCAAGTGTCAAGGTACTACTGCTATAAAAAAGAACAGGAGAACAATACTAACTCAGGCttatgagcactttgattcaaagTTTGATGAGTCCTTGACTAAAATCTATGATAGGTTTCAAAAGATGATGAATTATTTGTCACTAATTGACAAAGAATATGATCTAGAAGATTCTAACTTGAAGTTTCTTCCTGCAACCCTGGAAAGCGGGACTTGA